From Cetobacterium ceti:
CATAAAAATACTATATTTTATTATATTAAAAATTCTTGGAGAAGATTTTCTTCTCCAGGAACCTGAGGAGGAATTTTTCATGGAATTAAAATACAAATTTTCAAAAACATCTATTTCTAGAATGAAAGGAGTTGATCCAAGATTAATAATTTTAATTACTTCATATCTCGCCCTGGGAAAAAAAGATATTGGAGTTTCATATGGTGCTAGAACTGAAGAAGAACAAAAATATATGTTAGAACATGGTAAATCTAAAGTTTCTAGAAGTAAACATCTTTTATCTAAAGAACTTTTAACTACTGCTAAAGGATTCAAATTAGATGTTTTAGAAGCTAATGCAATTGATATTGTTGCATATAAAAATGGAAAGCCAGTTTGGGAAAGGGAATATTATAAAGATATAATTCAAGATATGAAAAATATTGCAAAGTTTTTTAAATGGGAAAATAATATTAATTGGGGATGGGATTTTAAATCTTTAGATGATCCTTATCATATTTCTGTTAAGGAATTAAATGATGGAGGAATTAAATAAAAATTAATTAAAAAAGAGAGGAATATTTGTCCTCTCTTTTTTATATCTGTTCTATTTAAATAAAAAATTTTTTGTAACATTTTTATTATTAAATCCCAAACTTTGTGCTTTGATATCTTTATTATTAATATATTTATTTAAAACGCTTTGAATATTTCCAAAACCATAATTTGGATTTATTTTATAGATAAGATCTTTCAAAATAAAAATAGTAATAGCAATTCCATTTTTTTCTGAATCTAGTAAATCTATCCAATCTTTTTTTAGTGGAGGAATTGTTTTAAATTTAATATCTATTATTTTCCCATTATGAGCTGAAAAATTTCTAATTAATTTTAAATTTTTTAGATACTTTTCAAAAGTTTTAGATTCAAGTCCATAAAAAGATGCAACTTCTTTCCTCAATTTATTAGACATAAGTTCATACATTTTAATTAAGTCACCAAATGTTAGCAATTCCATAGCCATCCAAATTGGAATATCTCTATTTTTATTTTCTTTAAGAAAAGCTGAAATTGCCATTGTTTGTCTAGAAGTTAAATAATTTGTAATTCTTTTTTTAAATTCTTCTTGTTGATCTCTCAAATAATGCCTACAATATTCTTCTTTATTACACCAATTATTAAATTTAAGATATCCTGCTTCTCCAGTAGATTTACCTAAAACATATCCTATTTTCGTTTTTAAAGATACTTCAACTTTTTCCATTGCATCTAAAAGATACATTCTCAAATTTTTATCTGTATAGAATCTTAAAACAATTCCTTCAAAAGAAATATTTTCATATTTAATATCATTTGTTTTTTCACAAATAGTTGCAAATGGTTCAGCAAATTCTTTCAATTTATAATAATTAATATTGGAAATTCTTTCAAGAGCACGTTCTCTGTTTTTTATTTTTAATCCTCTTTTTTCAAATAAATTTAATTGTTCTTCAAATGTTAAAAATGGATATTCTTTCATTATTCCTCCAATATCTGCAAAAAAAAAGCTCCCACGTAGGGACGTACCCCGCCTTACGGCTGTGGAAGCATTGATGTCAGTTTTATGGAATAAGCATATCATATTCATATTTTTAAGTCAACAAAAATATAATTTTTTTTATAAGGCCACAGCGGTAAAAAACTTAACAGAATCTAAAATAAATTATCTGTTTACTTTTGTGTAACAAAAAGAAACGGGGTAACGTGTATATCTAAAATTTAGATATTTAAAGATTTAAAATTTGTTTTTTCTTAGCTTCAAATTCTTCTTGAGTTACAATTCCACGTTCTCTTAATTCTGCTAACTTCTCCAATTGAGCTATAAAATCTTCTTTTTTCTCTTCATGATGAACTACATGAGTTGTAGAACTTTTTTTAAGTGCTTCTTTAGCATTATTGACAGCTGTTACAAATGGTTGCAAAGAATATTTTTGAACTTTATCTATTTTCATTGGACCCGCTCCATCCCAAATTGTTATAGAACCAAGAATTAATCCTTTGTTTGATTGAATAGAATTTATTTTTTCTAATGGAGTTTCTAACTGTTTGCATCCAAATAGTAGCCCTTTATCTAGAAACAAAACTCTTTTATTAGTGCATGTTATTAACCATGTATTTCCATTTAAAAAACCAGACATTAAGTATTCAATTGTTTCATCAGGAAATAAAATATTAGGTAGTTCTTTAATTTCTTTTTTTGTCCCAAAAGTATCAACTTGACCAAGTTCTTTTATCCTTTTTAAAATTTCATCATAAGTCATTTTTAATCCCCCTTGTATTTAATTCTTTTATATAAAATTTATTTATTAATTTTAATATATTTTTTATAATTTTATATTATATCAAAAATACAAATTTGTCACTCTTTTATATATTATTGTACCCCCGATCATTCATTGTTCTATTTTTGCTACTGCCACTCTAATTGGGCTTTGTGGGAAGTATCTAGCTAAAAGAAAAAAAATTTTATATCACCTTTAAATTTCTTTAACCGGTGCAAACATAATATTTGCAATAGTTTTCTTTAATTTTATATGAAGTGCAAATGTTTAAATGTTTTAAAATATACAAACAGAAAGTAAATTTGTATATTTTATTATAATAAAATAAAAAAAGACTAAAATTAATTAGCCCTTTCATATAGACAAATCGTCTATTGTTAGATTTCCTCTATTCTCATATTTATCCATTTTTTCTTTAAGTATTTTTTTTAATTCCTTCAGCTCTTGCTCTTTTATATAAATTTGATTTTTTATTTTTTCTATTTCATCCTTTTCATTTTCTATGACTTCTATATTTAAAATGTCATTTTCTGTTGTCGGTCTGACCGAC
This genomic window contains:
- a CDS encoding M15 family metallopeptidase domain-containing protein, coding for MELKYKFSKTSISRMKGVDPRLIILITSYLALGKKDIGVSYGARTEEEQKYMLEHGKSKVSRSKHLLSKELLTTAKGFKLDVLEANAIDIVAYKNGKPVWEREYYKDIIQDMKNIAKFFKWENNINWGWDFKSLDDPYHISVKELNDGGIK
- a CDS encoding Abi family protein yields the protein MKEYPFLTFEEQLNLFEKRGLKIKNRERALERISNINYYKLKEFAEPFATICEKTNDIKYENISFEGIVLRFYTDKNLRMYLLDAMEKVEVSLKTKIGYVLGKSTGEAGYLKFNNWCNKEEYCRHYLRDQQEEFKKRITNYLTSRQTMAISAFLKENKNRDIPIWMAMELLTFGDLIKMYELMSNKLRKEVASFYGLESKTFEKYLKNLKLIRNFSAHNGKIIDIKFKTIPPLKKDWIDLLDSEKNGIAITIFILKDLIYKINPNYGFGNIQSVLNKYINNKDIKAQSLGFNNKNVTKNFLFK
- a CDS encoding PH domain-containing protein; this encodes MTYDEILKRIKELGQVDTFGTKKEIKELPNILFPDETIEYLMSGFLNGNTWLITCTNKRVLFLDKGLLFGCKQLETPLEKINSIQSNKGLILGSITIWDGAGPMKIDKVQKYSLQPFVTAVNNAKEALKKSSTTHVVHHEEKKEDFIAQLEKLAELRERGIVTQEEFEAKKKQILNL